gaattatctttccaacgccaccgagctTACTcaattctgagttcgtatgagtgagatatgtccatttgaagttggattGTCTAGATATGAAAGTCAAAACcaaattttggaagggtattttggtcttttccatacccaattaaattaattcgtttttagtaaattatttggggtctaaactgagttaATACGCTATTGATAATTACGCcagggctttgagagaagagaaaagaggaagaaaggagaagaaagttcaatattcgtcaagttcttgcgagtttggttgtggatttcgccaatgattcaatcctacgaggtatgtgagactttcataacgttgggttcattcacccacgttcgaaacatgtttatttcagtgtgaattcgtcctaaaaaggttgaaagtttgatattcttgatgtgtgttcttgaaattgtttTCGTTCTTGGATTGAgctgagattgaggagtttttGAGATTATTGCGTCGAattatagagttgttttgagttaggttcttaggttcatttactgggtatctgaatctaaagagaatttggaAAACAGAActgagtttaggcgaattgggactggaaaacgaagaaggaaaaactCGGGAGAATCTGAGTACCAGGTCCGACGTGGACCTGTTCCTTAGGATGGGAAAATTCTTCCTCGCATcgcggagcggtcacggaccgttctacctcaaaattaattttgcgaccaaatatttaaatgcagcTCTGCCCGCGGACTAGTTTCCAGaaagtgatttcttgatcgtttctcatgtttaactatctaaaaacactcctaagcATAATGAGATCCtttctatcacaaatcacaatccctgaatccataaattcaaattcaaggaaagttaagagctaAGTCTAGAGAATTCTTAGAGTCATTTCATAAGTCTTTtgcaaacattttaactttgttttaagacttaagctttgagtgagtaaagagtaagagtaaagttcatttctttaaagattatacgggaactaagtattcccaagagttaaaatgttttcacatttgagcaagaaaagaaacaccgatttccaagagagccctTGAGCtcatttttgagtaattatctcaaatcacagaaagagttttgtttttaaaacatatgcgCTGAGTATATCTTGGgattagtattgagcaccgatatggggacgcgaattcataataactcaagtctccataaaccatgtaccCATTATGgttagaaaggatcatacttttagttgattccttagtgctttttagcatagactagtggatccacttatttgaggcgttctatatgacggcaaagtataggacagtctggcagcatgggcgagacgatatatcatcacttaggctcatagtgatagtttcggttaaagaaactctcacagtattatattactttatatgtaaaccaagttgttattgcatttctttaacaaattgagttgctacctactgttttaaatgctttgtataaactacaccattattgttgttttattttgcatttgagttgagaaaagccaaggtaagtattcctttcaagcttatgtcttgttttagaattccccttgcatactcgtacattcaatgtactgatgtcatttggcctgcatcttctcatgatgcaaacacaggtaaccaggatcatcatccaacgcatcattgatccagttgagcttcagagttgttggtgagcctcattgctttcggaggatccccccttttcattactttatcattttagttcattagaatgtcgtgggtcttgtcccgacatccatctcagttgtttagaggcttcatagatagacagccaaatgttagttctttagtcttttcattttcattatcatatgttaagacttgagttgccactttggccaagttgaatgtttgacttttaaacgttctaagttattttattaaacaattGAGTAGAAATACATTTGATCATTGTAGTAATGCTTAGAGTCTTttgttgagtaagtaagtcaggcctaAGGTTCgtttggggccaacaatggttctcgagtgccagtcccgcctagggtgtaggctagAGGCGTGACAGAAGATTTAATTTGATCATATAGGAAGATGCcacataataaataatagtaataataatgactttaaaaaattgattaagttTCAAGGAAAAAATAGGTGAAAAAGGCTGACTGAGGGTTTTTTTAGCCAAATAGATGAATGCATATATTCAAAGTATTTCGAATAGTCTAAGAATATTTTTGGCTCTTTTCcgtataatttattaatttgatataaatatgttGAGTGCTGGTAAATTTATCAAATcagagattattttatttaggtaTTGTTGATACCAAGCTTAGATCAACACTTTTTGACATTTCGGCATAAATTTTGAGACAAATGCcaacaattatatattatttataaaatatcgatacattacatatacatatgaccatttaaattaataaaaatttggCCGTTGATATATTTACTTGAGAAGCCCTAGTAAATATTGTACTAAAATTTGCAATATTACACAAATTACTTCATAGCAATAGTAATAATTGATTTCTTCTGTTGTAATATATTTAGCCCACCTGTTATTACCCTGCAAGATGTACTATTGTGTCAATCAAGTCATTCATCTTTTTTAAGCTCTAACACTAGAACCCTGAATCATAGTTTATTAATTGTCATACATTAGTATCAATTTTAGAATGTTGACAGTCAGTATAGTTCTAAAGTGACATTTAAATCATATAACATAGTATTAAAAaggaatttcatgatttttctatcttgttctaattaattatatgaaattgagTTGGACGTCAAAAATTACGAAATTTCAGTTGTCTAGATAGTCTAAAATATATTAGGTATTTAACATAGTCAATCAACTTATTATATTTGGATGGATGGAGAAATAtcgaaaattaaattatgttcGGATTAATTGTCTTAAAAGGAGTTCAATGGTATAGGTATGTTGCTTCAATGATGttgaaaatgaatttaattcatGGTCGGGCTAATTGTCTTGGTAAATCAAGTAAGAATATTAagaaatttcatataattaatttagagtcCAACTTAcgttattattactatttttgttgttttatttaaatactTATAATATATGAAGATACTTTATAGTATTtctaaagataaactgaaagTGTAATTTTAGCTAGATAATTTCAATATTAGTTTTGCAATTTTAATAGTCTTTCAAAGGAGGATTTCTGAGTaccaaaaatcatatttgttgttttatgtgtaACTTCAAAGAAAAATCTATGTTAAGAGGCTTTCTAGAATTTAAATTATGGgaataaatcaagaaaacatatCATGTCTATTGGATGTGCTTTGAAAGAAAAGACCTCAAATTTATTGAAAGAATAaatttagatacttttttttGAGATATCAAATTTATCTTTCCACCATTTGAATGAATGCTCTTTTCCGAATAATACAACtagctttaatttttttccaacataatttataaatcatTCAAAATTGAACAATATTCTTCAATAAGGAGCAACAGAGGATAGAACTaacagaaataaaataaaaataaaaagaggatATAGCTAAGGTAATAacagaaaatattataaaatcatttaaaagccCAAGCATTCTCTCTATGAACCTGCTCCTCTTTCTCTGGAGTATAATCATTCACGATATCAAATACTTCACGTATTTCCTCTAGTGTTTTCCCTGTGATCCTATCAAAAGATTCTTGGATTATTACTTCCTCCAACTGCTTATCATCAAGCTATCTAGCAGCCAAATGAACATGAAATAATTTTGAGTGGCTCATCTTCAAGAAATCCTGATCAAAATTCTTTAACTGAACTTCCGTAACACCTTCATCCGAATGTTTCTTccaatatttcttttttcattattttgccATCAACATTAAGCAAGGGGATGACATTAGAAGTACAATCAACGTCTTGTACTAAATTCTTGATGACTTCTGACTTTACAGCTACAGACTTGTCGAGTTTGAATTCCTCATCATCGCTAGTTTTAAGAGTTATGAGCTTTTCTGAAGACATGACAAAGAAAATGGAGAAATCTATGAATTTATGATTTCAATACATGAGGCTAGCTTGGTCTTTTATAGTGTATTAGATTTTAATTACTTTCCAAAGTTGTGGTAGGAATATGGAAAGCAAAATATTAAATAGATCAaaacttattatttttccttttttgaagtTCAATTAATTTGCTTTACAAAATCTACATATTCAGTCATAGATTATTAGCATAATGATATAATTAAAAGTTACAAGGAAAGTTCGAAACTCATCATTTTAGTTATCAATTAGAGGACCTGTCATTTCTGATAGTTATTAAAATCGTTGTGTTTGACTATATTTCCAACAAAAGTAATTGAAAAACTAAAACAACAGATTGACCATTTGATCATTTACTAATTATGTCTATGTTTACTCAGATCAAATCCAATATCTCCTTATCGTATATTCCTCCGGGGGGACGATTGGGGCATGGACATAAGGGTCATTATGACACAATCAATAATTCGCTTCATTTTCAATTAGGCCTTGCTCTAGCTTCTTTAGGGGTTATTACTTCTTTGGTAGCTCAACACATGTACTCTTTACCTGCTTATGCATTTATAGCACAAGACTTTACTACTCAAGCCGCATTATATACCCACCACCAATATATCGCAGGATTCATCATGATAGGAGCTTTTGCTCATGGAGCCATATTTTTCATTAGAGATTACAATCTGGAGTAAAATGAAGATAATGTATTGGCAAGAATGTTGGATCATAAAGAAGCTATCATATCTCATTTAAGTTGGGCCAACCTCTTTCTGGGATTCCATACCCTGGGACTTTATGTTCATAATGCGTGGTGACAAATCACCAACTCAGGAGTCCTTGAAAGCTTTGATCTATGGAACTGACATATACTTGTCCCCAATGCAATTGGTGAACTTGAGAATGTCGAGTTATTGTTGTTCATATTGTCTGAAATCCATTTTCAACCCTTGCGAATCGCGAATACGGGAGCTGCTACTGAGTACTGAGAGTACGGGCGAAAGACGATTGGAGAGACATCTGTTCCACCTTCATTGCATATAAATGGCTTAGCAAACTCAAGAGCACCTTTGTCAGAGACTAGCTCCTTTTCAACTGATATAGTTTAGTCATAGTTAGGTTGCAGTCCTATCATGGGGTCATATACACGTTTGCAACCTTTTCGTTAGCGATAATAATCTCGTCACCGAGAATGGCTTTTTGAAAACCGAAAAccatctacatttacacataaaaatggcaagttgtagttttaatatgtatgtaattttttaaattgttcaaaatacaaataattagaaaaccacacacacacacacagatatatatatatatatattcaattaagatcacaaattttatatacaaataagcaactcacatttcaaatttgtattgatttttattagatttatttagtaacaaacaactctctctaaataatttgtaagttaatttacttaaataaatttactagtacaaatataaatctaacatcaagaaaataaacaaaataattaaaatgatttgagggatatttttgtctttacatagactTATCACATGGTATTATATcatgtgtattactaatacctccaaatggaaggtattagtaatacatcctaAAATACTGgaggtataactaatccatggattaacTATACATATATAGGCCGAAATTCCTACCAAACATAATACTAATTTCTGAATTATACCTTACATAATACATGATCCATTTCTTCTAATGTggcctaccaaacgacccctaagtttGTATAAACAACTTTAATTTCTttccaacataatttataaatcaatcAAAATCAAAAGCAATTCTATAAAAAGGAACAATAGAATataaaaccaaataaaataaaataggatatAGCTAACTAGACAATGTTAATTCTAATataaaaaaggaatttttttgaaaataactaTAAAATCATTCAAAAGCCCAAGCATTCTCTTTACGaatctcctcttcttcctttggAGTAAAATCATTCTTGATAACAAATTCTTTACGTATTTCTTATGGTGTTTTCCTTTTAATCCTAAACTCTATGTATGTGACCGAGTAAGATTAGGAAAAGgaagcctttttttttcttccaaatctCAATTaggagaaaaattattttttccataatATCTAACCATGGTGTTTGAAAAGTTGTACACACATATTTAAGCTTCcactaagttttttttttaccctaaaTAAGTGGGTAATTAAGACTCTAGCTTATTTCCTCAATGCTATTTTCAAGACTAACAACACTAATTCCACAAGTGGAATTGAAGAGGATAAGATGTATGTAGATTTTATCCCTACCTTTGAGAGGTAGAGAGACGTTTATGATAGATCCTAGACATTTTCAAGTCTAACAATAGTGATAATTAATAAAGTGAACGTATGGCTTGTGTTCTTTGTTTAGTAATCCTTATATCTCAGTCCAACTCTTCTGCCACAAATGTGTGTTAgtaacataaatattttatatttaaaaaaaattaaagttatttcTTGTTGAGATATCAAATTCATCTCTCAACCATTTGaattaatgttttctttttcaaatttaatgtaAACAACTTTAGTTTCTTTCcgacataatttataaatttataaatcaataaAGCAAACAACAATTCTATAAAAAAGAACAACAGAAGATagaactaaataaaataacctATAGCTAACTAAACagttcaaattctaaaaaaaaaagaacaaaaatgaaaataacacTAGCGTTATAAAAGCATTCAAAGACCAAGCATTCTCTTTACGGTTTTCATCTTCTTCCTGTGGAATAAAGTCATTCTTGATACCAAATTCTTTACGTATTTCCTCTGGGGTTTTACCTTTGATTCTATCAGCAACTTCTTGACACATTACATCTAGCATCTCCTTATCGTTAAGAGAATCAGCAGTTAAGAGAAGATAAAACAAAACCGACTGATCCACCTTCATGAAATTCATGTCAAAATCCACCAATACTCCTTTCGATACACCTTCCTCCGAGTGTTTCTTCCAATATTCAACCACTTTGCACATAGTTTTGCGACCAACATTAGTTAGGGGGATGACGTTAGAAGCACAATCCACGTCTTGTACTATGTTTTTGATGACTTGTGACCTCATAACTATAGACTCATAGAGTTGGAATTCCTCGCCATCGCTAGTCTTGAGAGTTATGAGTTTTTCTGAAGACATGATAAAGAAAATGGAGAGAGATATAAATGAATGATTTCAATACATGAGGCAAGCTTGGTCTTTATAGTGCATTAGATTTTAATTACTTTCCAAAATTGTAACCGGAACatggaaagtaaaatattacatagattaaaagttattatttttccttttttaaagtttaaaaaatttgCTTTGCAAAATCTACATAAATTGTCTCAGATTATTAgaataatgaatttaattaaaagttacGGGGAAAGTTCTGAATTCATTAGTCCTTTAATCATCTATTGGAAGATCACTCATATCTTTGTGGTTGACTACATTTTCAACAAAAGTAATcgaaaaactaaaataattaattaatctagtACTCCCCAGTCCCTCGATTCCATATAGTTATTCACATTATTAAAAATAGCTGTCCTAATTAATTGAGATAAATAGATTACATTTTCCCCATTTACTCttataattaattctttttgaaagtgtaaacttaaaagtaataaaatattatctttcaacaaaaaaaattgtattgcaattcaaatttcattattttatattttaattcaaatgaTATGTTATTACTAGATATAGTAAATTGGAATAATTAAGTAGAATGACCATTTGGTCAAATGTTCTAAtagaaaataacatgattttcAGTTAATTATCGAGAATTTCTATCTGGTCATTAAGTAATCAATAGAAATGCCCATCTGatcatttattaattatgtttgtGTCTACTCAATTCTTCTCCGGACACTTGGGTaagtttaaataataaaatttgacaTCTTTGCAGTTGGATTATTTCGAGTGAATTATATATCTGATAGAAATATGGAGAGGAGCTCGTGATGTCTAAATTTTAGGATTGTTTAGTGAAGATTTGAATCGGATGTCCATTGAAATCTTTCATTAAAACGTTTCAAaccttaaaatttaaaattgatatgACGTAAATGTAAATTGATCATTGCTAgtgaatatataatatattaaaagaattgAAACATCGAAATATTCTTATATCTATAGTTTAGGACTATTTATAGGAGATTTGAGATagttggtattgaaaaaaaattcaactcgTGAGGAAGATGTGTTGtaatgtataaatattatataattgtgtttgtgattatatatacatatttaatatgTAGTTATACatcatacatatatacaatcttacactatttataaaatattgatacattacatatacatatattaattagaattttggTCAATGATACATTTACTTGAGAAATTGTAGTAAATATTGTCCTACAATTTGGAGTACAACAAGTATAATTTCATAGCAATTGTAATAATTGATTTCTTCTGTTGTAATATGTTAAGCCCATCCAATATTACCCTACAAGATGCACTATATATTGTGCAAAAAGAATGACGATACATAAATACGTtcctccaattttattttattttttaaaattcaccTTCTATTTAATATTCGCATGAaagttcaattaatttgaatttgtgccTATTAAGACCTCACTCGGACTGTGGCGCTTTTTCTGTACATTCTTCCAAcaatttttcttcattcaaGTCAATTGGATATTTTTTGAAcgaaaataactcaaaattaattttaaaaaatgtaaatatttctttttgagaTATCAAATTCATCTTTCAACCATTtggatgaatatttttttttccaaatttaatATAGAtagctttaatttcttttcaacataagttataaatttataaatcaataaaaaccGAATACCAATTCTATAAAAAGGAACAACAAAAGATAGAACTAAATAAAATAGGGTATACCTAACAAGACAGttctaattcaaaatttagaagaaaaaaaaaagaggaaataaaAAACAACACTAGTATTATAAAATCATTCAAAAGCCCAAGCATTGTCTTTATAgatatcttcttcttcctctcagGTAACATCATTCTTGATATCAAATTCTTTACGTATTTCTTCTGGTGTTTTTCCTTTAATCCTATCGGCAACTTTCTGGCATATCATATCCAATATCTCCTTATCATTAAGAAAATTAGCAGCTNNNNNNNNNNNNNNNNNNNNNNNNNNNNNNNNNNNNNNNNNNNNNNNNNNNNNNNNNNNNNNNNNNNNNNNNNNNNNNNNNNNNNNNNNNNNNNNNNNNNNNNNNNNNNNNNNNNNNNNNNNNNNNNNNNNNNNNNNNNNNNNNNNNNNNNNNNNNNNNNNNNNNNNNNNNNNNNNNNNNNNNNNNNNNNNNNNNNNNNNNNNNNNNNNNNNNNNNNNNNNNNNNNNNNNNNNNNNNNNNNNNNNNNNNNNNNNNNNNNNNNNNNNNNNNNNNNNNNNNNNNNNNNNNNNNNNNNNNNNNNNNNNNNNNNNNNNNNNNNNNNNNNNNNNNNNNNNNNNNNNNNNNNNNNNNNNNNNNNNNNNNNNNNNNNNNNNNNNNNNNNNNNNNNNNNNNNNNNNNNNNNNNNNNNNNNNNNNNNNNNNNNNNNNNNNNNNNNNNNNNNNNNNNNNNNNNNNNNNNNNNNNNNNNNNNNNNNNNNNNNNNNNNNNNNNNNNNNNNNNNNNNNNNNNNNNNNNNNNNNNNNNNNNNNNNNNNNNNNNNNNNNNNNNNNNNNNNNNNNNNNNNNNNNNNNNNNNNNNNNNNNNNNNNNNNNNNNNNNNNNNNNNNNNNNNNNNNNNNNNNNNNNNNNNNNNNNNNNNNNNNNNNNNNNNNNNNNNNNNNNNNNNNNNNNNNNNNNNNNNNNNNNNNNNNNNNNNNNNNNNNNNNNNNNNNNNNNNNNNNNNNNNNNNNNNNNNNNNNNNNNNNNNNNNNNNNNNNNNNNNNNNNNNNNNNNNNNNNNNNNNNNNNNNNNNNNNNNNNNNNNNNNNNNNNNNNNNNNNNNNNNNNNNNNNNNNNNNNNNNNNNNNNNNNNNNNNNNNNNNNNNNNNNNNNNNNNNNNNNNNNNNNNNNNNNNNNNNNNNNNNNNNNNNNNNNNNNNNNNNNNNNNNNNNNNNNNNNNNNNNNNNNNNNNNNNNNNNNNNNNNNNNNNNNNNNNNNNNNNNNNNNNNNNNNNNNNNNNNNNNNNNNNNNNNNNNNNNNNNNNNNNNNNNNNNNNNNNNNNNNNNNNNNNNNNNNNNNNNNNNNNNNNNNNNNNNNNNNNNNNNNNNNNNNNNNNNNNNNNNNNNNNNNNNNNNNNNNNNNNNNNNNNNNNNNNNNNNNNNNNNNNNNNNNNNNNNNNNNNNNNNNNNNNNNNNNNNNNNNNNNNNNNNNNNNNNNNNNNNNNNNNNNNNNNNNNNNNNNNNNNNNNNNNNNNNNNNNNNNNNNNNNNNNNNNNNNNNNNNNNNNNNNNNNNNNNNNNNNNNNNNNNNNNNNNNNNNNNNNNNNNNNNNNNNNNNNNNNNNNNNNNNNNNNNNNNNNNNNNNNNNNNNNNNNNNNNNNNNNNNNNNNNNNNNNNNNNNNNNNNNNNNNNNNNNNNNNNNNNNNNNNNNNNNNNNNNNNNNNNNNNNNNNNNNNNNNNNNNNNNNNNNNNNNNNNNNNNNNNNNNNNNNNNNNNNNNNNNNNNNNNNNNNNNNNNNNNNNNNNNNNNNNNNNNNNNNNNNNNNNNNNNNNNNNNNNNNNNNNNNNNNNNNNNNNNNNNNNNNNNNNNNNNNNNNNNNNNNNNNNNNNNNNNNNNNNNNNNNNNNNNNNNNNNNNNNNNNNNNNNNNNNNNNNNNNNNNNNNNNNNNNNNNNNNNNNNNNNNNNNNNNNNNNNNNNNNNNNNNNNNNNNNNNNNNNNNNNNNNNNNNNNNNNNNNNNNNNNNNNNNNNNNNNNNNNNNNNNNNNNNNNNNNNNNNNNNNNNNNNNNNNNNNNNNNNNNNNNNNNNNNNNNNNNNNNNNNNNNNNNNNNNNNNNNNNNNNNNNNNNNNNNNNNNNNNNNNNNNNNNNNNNNNNNNNNNNNNNNNNNNNNNNNNNNNNNNNNNNNNNNNNNNNNNNNNNNNNNNNNNNNNNNNNNNNNNNNNNNNNNNNNNNNNNNNNNNNNNNNNNNNNNNNNNNNNNNNNNNNNNNNNNNNNNNNNNNNNNNNNNNNNNNNNNNNNNNNNNNNNNNNNNNNNNNNNNNNNNNNNNNNNNNNNNNNNNNNNNNNNNNNNNNNNNNNNNNNNNNNNNNNNNNNNNNNNNNNNNNNNNNNNNNNNNNNNNNNNNNNNNNNNNNNNNNNNNNNNNNNNNNNNNNNNNNNNNNNNNNNNNNNNNNNNNNNNNNNNNNNNNNNNNNNNNNNNNNNNNNNNNNNNNNNNNNNNNNNNNNNNNNNNNNNNNNNNNNNNNNNNNNNNNNNNNNNNNNNNNNNNNNNNNNNNNNNNNNNNNNNNNNNNNNNNNNNNNNNNNNNNNNNNNNNNNNNNNNNNNNNNNNNNNNNNNNNNNNNNNNNNNNNNNNNNNNNNNNNNNNNNNNNNNNNNNNNNNNNNNNNNNNNNNNNNNNNNNNNNNNNNNNNNNNNNNNNNNNNNNNNNNNNNNNNNNNNNNNNNNNNNNNNNNNNNNNNNNNNNNNNNNNNNNNNNNNNNNNNNNNNNNNNNNNNNNNNNNNNNNNNNNNNNNNNNNNNNNNNNNNNNNNNNNNNNNNNNNNNNNNNNNNNNNNNNNNNNNNNNNNNNNNNNNNNNNNNNNNNNNNNNNNNNNNNNNNNNNNNNNNNNNNNNNNNNNNNNNNNNNNNNNNNNNNNNNNNNNNNNNNNNNNNNNNNNNNNNNNNNNNNNNNNNNNNNNNNNNNNNNNNNNNNNNNNNNNNNNNNNNNNNNNNNNNNNNNNNNNNNNNNNNNNNNNNNNNNNNNNNNNNNNNNNNNNNNNNNNNNNNNNNNNNNNNNNNNNNNNNNNNNNNNNNNNNNNNNNNNNNNNNNNNNNNNNNNNNNNNNNNNNNNNNNNNNNNNNNNNNNNNNNNNNNNNNNNNNNNNNNNNNNNNNNNNNNNNNNNNNNNNNNNNNNNNNNNNNNNNNNNNNNNNNNNNNNNNNNNNNNNNNNNNNNNNNNNNNNNNNNNNNNNNNNNNNNNNNNNNNNNNNNNNNNNNNNNNNNNNNNNNNNNNNNNNNNNNNNNNNNNNNNNNNNNNNNNNNNNNNNNNNNNNNNNNNNNNNNNNNNNNNNNNNNNNNNNNNNNNNNNNNNNNNNNNNNNNNNNNNNNNNNNNNNNNNNNNNNNNNNNNNNNNNNNNNNNNNNNNNNNNNNNNNNNNNNNNNNNNNNNNNNNNNNNNNNNNNNNNNNNNNNNNNNNNNNN
The sequence above is a segment of the Solanum stenotomum isolate F172 unplaced genomic scaffold, ASM1918654v1 scaffold38326, whole genome shotgun sequence genome. Coding sequences within it:
- the LOC125852678 gene encoding SKP1-like protein 1A, with amino-acid sequence MSSEKLITLKTSDGEEFQLYESIVMRSQVIKNIVQDVDCASNVIPLTNVGRKTMCKVVEYWKKHSEEGVSKGVLVDFDMNFMKVDQSVLFYLLLTADSLNDKEMLDVMCQEVADRIKGKTPEEIRKEFEFVIKNDFTPKEEEEIRKENAWAFE